A section of the Candidatus Desulfarcum epimagneticum genome encodes:
- the por gene encoding Pyruvate synthase, translating to MKKTMKTLDGNTAAAHVAYAMSDVATIYPITPSSSIGEIADEWAALDRKNIFGQPMIVRQLQSEAGASGTMHGSLAAGALTSTFTASQGLLLMIPNMYKMSGELLPGVMHVTARAVSAHALSIFGDHQDIMAVRQTGFSMLGSASVQEVMDLGLVAHLSAIEASAPFIHFFDGFRSSHEIQKIEMIDYEDMARLVDTEALAAFRARGANPERPELRGTAQNPDIYFQGREAANPHYEKIPGIVKKYMEKVGELTGRPYHLFDYAGHPEAERIIVSMGSSCETIEETAKHLNAGDEKVGLVKVRLFRPFSAEDMFAAIPETARVITVLDRTKEQGAPGDPLYLDVCAAFMEKKQTPVIVSGRYGLGSKEFNPTMVKAVYDNMRQPEPKNHFTVGITDDVTHTSLECGPSLDTSPAGTVQCKFWGLGADGTVGANKTAIKIIGDKTDLYAQAYFAYDSKKSGGITLSHLRFGKTPIQSTYLIDSADYIACHKSSYVHIYDVLEGVKDGGTFALNSPWSAEEMEQNLPAAMRRTIASKKLRFYNIDAVKIASEAGLGGRINMIMQTAFFKLAAVIPVDEAVAYLKDEIKKMFGKKGDDIVNMNIAAVDKTLDNLEEIKWPASWSEAADEAPEKDDAPDFVQNVIRPILAQQGDRLPVSAFSPDGIFPTGTTRYEKRGVAIHVPEWIPENCVQCNQCAMVCPHAAIRPVLASRDELKNAPSGFETQKAKGKGLSDLHFRVQVSALDCMGCGNCADICPAKKPALKMSPLDARIPAEVQNHEFSETLPIRDDLLKRDSIKGSQFFQPLLEFSGACAGCGETPYAKLLTQLFGERMVIGNATGCSSIWGGSAPTVPYCANKEGFGPTWGNSLFEDPAEFTYGLFLGESQQRRRLADLAARAADAGIPAGIKDGLAGWLENIRNPEGSKKYGNIVKSLLKDQAPGDPLLDEIRAMSRLFTKKSHWVFAGDGAAYDIAFGGIDHVLATGEDINVMVFDTEVYSNTGGQSSKATPTGSVAKFAASGKKTSKKDMAGIFMTYGYVYVASVSMGANKNQMIKAMMEAESYDGPSLILAYSACINHGIKKGMGKSQEESKLAVDSGYWPLFRYNPALKEKGENPFSLDSKEPDGTLRDFLAGEVRYASLEKSFPEEAKRLHSALEKEFMERYETLRLKADPRSICDSNE from the coding sequence ATGAAAAAAACAATGAAAACACTGGACGGAAACACCGCGGCCGCCCATGTGGCTTACGCCATGAGCGATGTGGCCACCATCTATCCCATCACCCCCTCCTCCTCCATTGGAGAGATCGCGGACGAATGGGCCGCTTTGGATCGGAAAAACATATTCGGACAGCCCATGATCGTCCGCCAGCTTCAATCCGAGGCCGGGGCGTCCGGCACCATGCACGGGTCCCTGGCGGCGGGCGCGCTGACCTCCACCTTCACCGCCTCCCAGGGCCTGCTTTTGATGATCCCCAATATGTACAAAATGTCCGGCGAGCTTCTGCCCGGGGTGATGCATGTCACCGCCCGGGCCGTGTCGGCCCACGCGCTGTCCATTTTCGGCGACCACCAGGACATCATGGCCGTGCGCCAGACCGGGTTTTCCATGCTGGGATCGGCGTCCGTTCAGGAAGTCATGGACCTGGGGCTTGTGGCGCATCTGTCGGCCATCGAGGCGTCGGCGCCGTTCATTCATTTTTTCGACGGCTTCCGCTCCTCCCACGAAATCCAGAAAATCGAGATGATCGATTATGAGGACATGGCCAGACTGGTGGACACAGAGGCGCTGGCGGCCTTCCGGGCCCGGGGCGCCAACCCGGAGCGGCCCGAGCTGAGGGGAACCGCGCAAAATCCCGACATCTACTTCCAGGGCCGGGAGGCGGCCAACCCCCATTACGAAAAAATTCCGGGGATCGTGAAAAAATACATGGAGAAAGTCGGCGAACTCACCGGCCGGCCCTACCATCTGTTTGACTACGCCGGCCATCCCGAGGCCGAGCGGATCATCGTGTCCATGGGCTCCTCGTGCGAAACCATCGAGGAGACCGCCAAACATCTCAACGCCGGCGACGAGAAAGTGGGCCTGGTCAAAGTCCGCCTGTTCCGGCCCTTTTCGGCCGAGGATATGTTCGCGGCCATCCCCGAAACCGCCCGGGTCATCACGGTCCTGGACCGGACCAAGGAGCAGGGCGCCCCGGGCGATCCCCTTTACCTGGATGTGTGCGCGGCGTTTATGGAAAAGAAACAGACCCCGGTCATCGTCAGCGGCCGCTACGGTCTGGGCTCCAAGGAGTTCAACCCGACCATGGTCAAGGCGGTGTACGACAACATGAGACAGCCCGAGCCCAAAAATCACTTCACGGTGGGCATCACCGACGACGTGACCCACACATCTCTGGAATGCGGCCCGTCCCTGGACACCTCGCCCGCCGGAACCGTGCAGTGCAAATTCTGGGGGCTGGGCGCCGACGGAACCGTGGGGGCCAACAAAACCGCCATCAAGATCATCGGCGACAAGACCGATCTTTACGCCCAGGCCTATTTCGCCTACGATTCCAAAAAATCCGGGGGCATCACCCTGTCCCACTTAAGATTCGGGAAAACCCCCATCCAGTCCACCTATCTGATTGATTCGGCCGACTACATCGCCTGCCACAAATCCTCCTACGTCCACATTTACGACGTGCTGGAGGGCGTCAAGGACGGCGGGACCTTTGCGCTCAACTCGCCCTGGAGCGCGGAGGAGATGGAGCAAAACCTCCCGGCGGCCATGCGCCGGACCATCGCCTCCAAAAAACTTCGGTTTTACAACATCGACGCCGTCAAGATCGCCTCTGAGGCCGGACTGGGCGGCCGGATCAACATGATCATGCAGACCGCCTTTTTCAAACTCGCCGCCGTGATCCCGGTGGACGAGGCCGTGGCCTATCTGAAAGACGAGATCAAAAAGATGTTCGGGAAAAAGGGCGACGACATCGTGAACATGAACATCGCCGCCGTGGATAAAACCCTGGACAACCTGGAGGAGATTAAATGGCCCGCCTCATGGTCTGAGGCGGCCGACGAGGCCCCGGAAAAGGACGACGCGCCGGACTTTGTCCAAAACGTCATCCGCCCCATCCTGGCCCAGCAGGGAGACCGGCTTCCGGTGAGCGCCTTTTCGCCGGACGGCATCTTCCCCACCGGCACCACCCGGTATGAAAAACGCGGGGTGGCCATCCATGTGCCTGAGTGGATTCCGGAAAACTGCGTCCAGTGCAACCAGTGCGCCATGGTGTGCCCCCACGCGGCCATCCGGCCGGTTCTGGCCTCGCGGGACGAGCTTAAAAACGCCCCGTCGGGCTTTGAGACCCAAAAGGCCAAAGGCAAGGGCCTGTCCGATCTCCATTTCAGGGTCCAGGTCAGCGCCCTGGACTGCATGGGCTGCGGCAACTGCGCGGACATCTGCCCGGCCAAGAAACCCGCGCTTAAGATGAGTCCTCTGGACGCCCGGATTCCCGCCGAGGTCCAAAACCACGAGTTCTCCGAGACCCTTCCCATCCGGGACGACCTGCTCAAACGGGACTCCATCAAGGGAAGCCAGTTTTTCCAGCCCCTTCTGGAGTTCTCGGGCGCCTGCGCCGGATGCGGGGAGACGCCCTACGCCAAGCTTTTGACCCAGCTGTTCGGGGAGCGCATGGTCATCGGAAACGCCACGGGATGCTCCTCCATCTGGGGAGGCTCGGCGCCCACCGTTCCCTACTGCGCCAACAAAGAGGGATTCGGCCCCACCTGGGGCAATTCCCTGTTTGAGGACCCCGCTGAGTTCACCTACGGTCTGTTTTTAGGCGAGTCGCAGCAAAGACGGAGACTGGCCGACCTCGCGGCCCGCGCCGCCGACGCCGGCATCCCGGCCGGGATCAAAGACGGCCTGGCCGGATGGCTGGAGAACATCCGGAACCCCGAGGGATCCAAAAAATACGGAAACATCGTCAAGTCTCTTCTCAAAGACCAGGCCCCGGGCGATCCGCTTCTGGATGAAATCAGGGCCATGTCGCGTCTTTTCACCAAGAAGTCCCACTGGGTGTTCGCCGGGGACGGCGCCGCCTATGACATCGCATTCGGCGGCATCGACCACGTTCTGGCCACCGGGGAGGACATCAACGTGATGGTCTTTGACACCGAGGTCTATTCCAACACCGGGGGCCAGTCTTCCAAGGCCACCCCCACCGGGTCCGTGGCCAAGTTCGCGGCGTCCGGCAAAAAGACCTCCAAAAAGGACATGGCCGGCATTTTTATGACCTACGGATATGTCTATGTGGCCTCGGTGTCCATGGGCGCGAACAAGAACCAGATGATCAAAGCCATGATGGAGGCCGAGAGCTACGACGGACCCTCCCTGATCCTGGCCTACTCCGCGTGCATCAACCACGGCATCAAAAAGGGCATGGGAAAAAGTCAGGAGGAATCCAAACTGGCGGTGGACTCCGGCTACTGGCCCCTTTTCCGCTACAACCCCGCGCTCAAAGAAAAGGGCGAAAACCCCTTCTCGCTGGACTCCAAAGAGCCGGACGGAACCCTTCGGGATTTTCTGGCCGGAGAGGTGCGCTACGCCTCCCTTGAAAAGTCTTTCCCCGAAGAGGCCAAACGGCTCCATTCGGCTTTGGAAAAGGAGTTTATGGAAAGATACGAGACTTTGAGACTCAAAGCCGATCCCAGGTCCATCTGCGATTCGAATGAATAA